A stretch of Pygocentrus nattereri isolate fPygNat1 chromosome 8, fPygNat1.pri, whole genome shotgun sequence DNA encodes these proteins:
- the LOC119263880 gene encoding integumentary mucin C.1-like yields TTTTTTATTNPTITTTTTTTTTTTTTTSTTTTTATTTTTTATVTTTTATTTPTTTTTTTTTTTATTTTTATTATTTTTTTTTTITTTVTTTTTTTTISTTFTTTTMTTTTTTASTATTTTTTTATSTTTTITITTTTTTTVTTTTTTCTATTTVTTTTTTATSVTTATTTTTAATTATTTTTTTTTTTITTTVTTTTTTTTITTVTSATSITTTVTTTTTTSTTTVTTTTTTTTTCNTTFTTTTTTTTTTATVTTTITTTTSTTTDTTTTTTTTTAIVTTNTTTTTTTVTTTTIITTTTMPTTTVTTTVTTTTTTTSTTTIGTTTTNTTTTTTTVTTTTIITTTTMSTTTVTTTVTTTTTTTSTTTIGTTTTTTITTTVTAVNYVTNLKIPTCHCSLLSVLSLSVKSPGGGGTPAFCVRSSDGESMKGFSGSTDTDPEPCCTNCSFCQVTTLMSHLLMVMVKECNCSYQGGKGGEAMEAVRGG; encoded by the exons acaactactaccactactgctactactaaccctaccatcaccaccaccactactactactactactactaccactaccacttctactactactaccactgctactactactactactactgctactgttactactaccactgctactactacccCAACCAcaaccaccactactactactactaccactgctactactactactactgctaccactgctactactaccactaccactactacaactactattactactactgttactactaccactactacaactactatttctactacttttactactaccactatgactactactactactactgcttccactgctactaccactactactactactgctacttctactaccactactatcactatcactactactactactactactgttactactactactaccacttgtactgctactactactgttactactaccactactaccgcTACTtctgttactactgctactactaccactactgctgctaccactgctactactaccactactacaactactaccactactattactactactgttactactaccactaccactactactattactactgttactaGTGCCactagtattactactactgttactactaccactactacttctactactactgttactactactactactaccactactacttgTAATACtacttttactactactacaactactaccactaccactgctactgttactactaccaTTACCACTACTACTTCAACCACTActgatactactactacaactactactactactgctattgttactactaatactaccactactactactactgttactactactactattattactaccactactatgcctactactactgttactactactgttactaccactaccactactacttctactactactattggtactactactactaatactaccactactactactactgttactactactactattattactaccactactatgtctactactactgttactactactgttactaccactaccactactacttctactactactattggtactactactacaactactatcactactactgtgactgct GTGAACTACGTCACCAACTTGAAGATTCCTACGTGTCACTGTTCACTTCTGTCTGTGTT GTCCTTGTCTGTGAAGTCTCCAGGTGGAGGTGGAACTCCAGCCTTCTGCGTAAGGAGCAGTGATGGTGAGAGTATGAAGGGTTTTTCTGGGTCCACTGACACAG ATCCAGAACCCTGCTGCACTAATTGCTCCTTCTGTCAGGTGACGACCCTGATGTCTCACCTGCTCATGGTAATGGTAAAGGAATGCAACTGCTCTTACCAGGGAGGTAAAGGTGGAGAAGCGATGGAAGCGGTCAGAG GTGGCTGA